Proteins encoded in a region of the Zea mays cultivar B73 chromosome 4, Zm-B73-REFERENCE-NAM-5.0, whole genome shotgun sequence genome:
- the LOC100381502 gene encoding histone deacetylase complex subunit SAP18 yields MAGMTDMPMRPARPGPPMQHRGPPPMARLRPEPIDREKTCPLLLRVFTRVAGHHQNEEFSVRGKEPKDEVQIYTWKDATLRELTDLVKEVALPARKRNARLSFAFVYPDKNGRFVVRQVGSTFAYGHGRGDDAKTLAELGFQIGDYLSVAIM; encoded by the exons ATGGCAGGCATGACCGATATGCCGATGAGGCCGGCGCGGCCGGGCCCGCCGATGCAGCACCGGGGCCCTCCGCCGATGGCGCGCCTCCGCCCCGAACCAATCGACCGCGAGAAG ACCTGCCCTCTGCTGCTCAGGGTTTTCACAAGG GTTGCTGGTCACCACCAAAATGAAGAGTTTTCTGTGAGAGGGAAAGAACCAAAGGATGAAGTTCAGATTTACACATGGAAGGATGCCACTCTCCGTGAGCTTACTGATCTT GTGAAAGAGGTTGCTCTTCCAGCAAGGAAAAGGAACGCGAGGCTTTCTTTTGCATTTGTATACCCAGACAAGAATGGTCGTTTTGTTGTCAGACAG GTGGGTTCGACCTTCGCTTATGGCCATGGAAGAGGTGATGATGCCAAAACTCTTGCAGAGCTTGGGTTCCAG ATTGGCGATTATCTGAGCGTCGCGATCATGTAA
- the LOC100381502 gene encoding histone deacetylase complex subunit SAP18 isoform X2, with amino-acid sequence MAGMTDMPMRPARPGPPMQHRGPPPMARLRPEPIDREKTCPLLLRVFTRVAGHHQNEEFSVRGKEPKDEVQIYTWKDATLRELTDLVKEVALPARKRNARLSFAFVYPDKNGRFVVRQVGSTFAYGHGRGDDAKTLAELGFQIGDYLSVAIM; translated from the exons ATGGCAGGCATGACCGATATGCCGATGAGGCCGGCGCGGCCGGGCCCGCCGATGCAGCACCGGGGCCCTCCGCCGATGGCGCGCCTCCGCCCCGAACCAATCGACCGCGAGAAG ACCTGCCCTCTGCTGCTCAGGGTTTTCACAAGG GTTGCTGGTCACCACCAAAATGAAGAGTTTTCTGTGAGAGGGAAAGAACCAAAGGATGAAGTTCAGATTTACACATGGAAGGATGCCACTCTCCGTGAGCTTACTGATCTT GTGAAAGAGGTTGCTCTTCCAGCAAGGAAAAGGAACGCGAGGCTTTCTTTTGCATTTGTATACCCAGACAAGAATGGTCGTTTTGTTGTCAGACAG GTGGGTTCGACCTTCGCTTATGGCCATGGAAGAGGTGATGATGCCAAAACTCTTGCAGAGCTTGGGTTCCAG ATTGGCGATTACCTGAGCGTCGCGATCATGTAA
- the LOC100283844 gene encoding uncharacterized protein LOC100283844 translates to MEDWDSEEFQPVVPVVKAEPLKNQWADEDVEEDDVKESWEEEEEEEKPKPAPVEKVAAKPSTKAPAKKGKQQALTSAEEPDEPPLSPTSQKIRQQRLVEEADFKSTTELFAKKGSEQKSLDTFIPKSESDFAEYAELIANKLRPYEKSFHYMALLKNVMRLSMTSLKGADAKDISSSVTAIANEKIKAEKEAAAGKKKQGAKKKQLHIEKGDDDFIPGRGGGYDDPDEYDFM, encoded by the exons ATGGAGGACTGGG ATTCTGAAGAATTCCAGCCAGTTGTGCCTGTTGTGAAAGCCGAGCCACTTAAAAATCAGTGGGCTGATGAAGATGTTGAAGAAGATGATGTAAAAGAATCatgggaagaagaggaggaggaggag AAACCTAAGCCAGCGCCAGTGGAAAAGGTCGCTGCAAAACCTAGCACTAAGGCTCCTGCTAAAAAGGGAAAACAGCAAGCATTGACAAGTGCTGAAGAACCAGATGAGCCTCCTCTTAGTCCCACTTCACAGAAAATTCGCCAACAAAG ACTTGTGGAAGAAGCTGACTTCAAGTCTACCACCGAGCTTTTTGCAAAGAAGGGCAGTGAGCAAAAGTCACTAGATACTTTTATTCCAAAGTCCGAGAGTGACTTTGCGGAATACGCGGAGCTTATTGCAAACAAACTACGCCCCTATGAG AAAAGCTTTCACTACATGGCTCTGCTTAAGAATGTCATGAGACTTTCCATGACATCGTTGAAAGGTGCGGACGCCAAAGATATATCTTCTTCCGTGACGGCAATTGCTAACGAGAAGATCAAGGCTGAGAAGGAGGCTGCAGCAGGCAAAAAGAAACAAG GAGCGAAAAAGAAGCAACTCCACATCGAGAAAGGAGACGACGACTTCATCCCCGGCCGGGGTGGTGGCTACGATGACCCCGATGAGTACGACTTCATGTGA
- the LOC100381502 gene encoding histone deacetylase complex subunit SAP18 isoform X1, with translation MAGMTDMPMRPARPGPPMQHRGPPPMARLRPEPIDREKTCPLLLRVFTRVAGHHQNEEFSVRGKEPKDEVQIYTWKDATLRELTDLVKEVALPARKRNARLSFAFVYPDKNGRFVVRQVGSTFAYGHGRGDDAKTLAELGFQVCTNAVSCYFRLCF, from the exons ATGGCAGGCATGACCGATATGCCGATGAGGCCGGCGCGGCCGGGCCCGCCGATGCAGCACCGGGGCCCTCCGCCGATGGCGCGCCTCCGCCCCGAACCAATCGACCGCGAGAAG ACCTGCCCTCTGCTGCTCAGGGTTTTCACAAGG GTTGCTGGTCACCACCAAAATGAAGAGTTTTCTGTGAGAGGGAAAGAACCAAAGGATGAAGTTCAGATTTACACATGGAAGGATGCCACTCTCCGTGAGCTTACTGATCTT GTGAAAGAGGTTGCTCTTCCAGCAAGGAAAAGGAACGCGAGGCTTTCTTTTGCATTTGTATACCCAGACAAGAATGGTCGTTTTGTTGTCAGACAG GTGGGTTCGACCTTCGCTTATGGCCATGGAAGAGGTGATGATGCCAAAACTCTTGCAGAGCTTGGGTTCCAGGTCTGCACGAATGCTGTATCATGCTACTTTAGATTATGCTTTTG